From the Tribolium castaneum strain GA2 chromosome 2, icTriCast1.1, whole genome shotgun sequence genome, one window contains:
- the chm gene encoding histone acetyltransferase KAT7 isoform X2: MSNMTAPNNKKHASSTESSSGSSDSSSSSSSSSGSDSSSSSDSESSSSQESTKQQSGSELKKSATIQKNPRKSSDSLKTGTSKSSDPKPAPKPKTQAPKTGKQPAKTTIYSSEDDDKPKPSAKRKSTAKPKSSATITPKAATKPLPKPAVKNVQNKGAKGKEPPKKVVGKNAKNDSANKKKSIFSPENSSESDDAAKKSRPKPAPPKPRPKAAARTVEKPKPVEKKPEKPAPKSKAVVSSASSATSSTASSSSSDSESSAESSSTTRKMSDKKITKKTLVAAKDRNVSDSETESTKQVTRKLTRSASTRKSKHVLGKSVYSDTDSDTESTKRSLSRSPVKRAPVTTKGKTKNNKRNDAKSRAEEIIIIEERKCPLEGCNSVGHLSGKYEKHFTLEACPMYHNLTPAQCKEELLERKKREEMRRKALEFHRKSPRPQPTQEQKQYLQKIRDIHLKFKSEPMEETKPQNLDKNREPDLSNFVPDYDLKLFRDAQALASEKIEEDLKTQPNTKGTKCIEMGKFEMEVWYQSPYPEDYARLPKLYICEYCLRYMKTRTVLQRHVVKCVWRHPPGEEVYRKDKISVWEVDGKRYKQYCQNLCLLAKFFLDHKTLYYDVEPFLFYVMTIVDTEGCHTVGYFSKVTC; encoded by the exons ATGTCCAACATGACTGCACCCAACAACAAGAAG CACGCCAGCTCAACCGAGAGCTCCTCCGGCTCAAGCGACTCTTCCAGCTCCAGCTCTTCGTCAAGCGGTTCCGACTCGTCCTCATCCAGCGATAGCGAATCGTCCAGTTCGCAAGAATCCACCAAACAACAATCCGGATCCGAATTAAAAAAGAGCGCAACGATCCAGAAAAACCCGCGCAAAAGCTCAGACAGCCTCAAAACCGGCACTTCCAAGTCATCAGACCCCAAACCGGCCCCTAAACCCAAAACCCAAGCCCCCAAAACCGGGAAACAACCGGCCAAAACCACCATCTACTCGTCGGAAGATGACGACAAACCTAAACCTAGCGCGAAGCGCAAAAGCACAGCAAAGCCTAAAAGCAGCGCCACGATCACGCCTAAAGCCGCCACTAAGCCGCTGCCTAAACCGGCCGTTAAAAACGTGCAAAATAAGGGCGCCAAAGGGAAGGAACCACCGAAGAAGGTGGTCGGGAAAAACGCAAAGAATGATTCCgccaacaagaaaaaaagcattttctcgcCGGAAAATAGCTCCGAATCCGACGATGCGGCCAAGAAGAGTCGGCCGAAGCCCGCGCCACCTAAACCCCGGCCCAAGGCTGCGGCCAGAACGGTCGAGAAGCCCAAACCTGTGGAGAAGAAGCCCGAAAAACCGGCGCCTAAATCTAAGGCCGTGGTCAGTTCTGCGAGTTCGGCTACGTCCTCAACCGCCTCTAGTAGCAGCTCTGATAGTGAGAGTAGCGCCGAATCGTCCAGCACTACTCGGAAAATGagcgataaaaaaattacgaaaaaaactTTGGTTGCTGCCAAAGATCGAAATGTGTCTGATTCGGAGACGGAAAGCACGAAACAAGTCACTCGGAAGTTGACTCGCTCCGCTAGCACCCGAAAATCCAAGCATGTTTTGGGCAAAAGCGTCTATTCCGACACGGATTCGGACACCGAAAGCACGAAAAGATCGCTGAGTCGGTCCCCCGTCAAGCGCGCCCCAGTCACCACAAAAGGCAAAACCAAGAACAATAAACGCAACGACGCCAAGTCGCGAGCCgaggaaataataataatcgagGAGCGCAAATGCCCCCTGGAAGGCTGCAACAGTGTGGGCCACCTGAGCGGCAAATACGAGAAACACTTCACTCTGGAAGCCTGCCCCATGTACCACAACCTGACGCCGGCCCAGTGCAAGGAAGAGCTGCTGGAACGCAAAAAGCGCGAAGAAATGCGGCGGAAAGCCCTGGAGTTCCACCGGAAATCGCCGCGGCCGCAGCCAACCCAAGAGCAGAAGCAATACTTGCAGAAAATCCGCGACATTCacttaaaattcaaatcagaGCCGATGGAAGAGACAAAACCGcaaaatctcgacaaaaaCCGCGAGCCGGATTTATCGAATTTCGTGCCCGATTACGATCTGAAGCTGTTCAGGGACGCACAGGCGTTGGCGAGCGAGAAGATCGAGGAGGATTTGAAGACGCAGCCGAACACCAAAGGGACGAAATGCATCGAAATGGGCAAGTTTGAGATGGAGGTCTGGTACCAGAGTCCCTATCCTGAGGATTACGCGCGCTTGCCGAAACTTTATATCTGCGAGTACTGCTTGCGGTACATGAAAACGAGGACTGTTCTGCAGAGACATGTCGTTAAGTGTGTCTGGAGACACCCGCCCGGGGAGGAAGTCTACCGCAAAGATAAAATAAGTGTGTGGGAAGTGGACGGGAAACGGTATAAACAGTACTGCCAGAATTTGTGTCTGTTGGCGAAGTTTTTTCTGGATCATAAGACGCTCTATTATGACGTTGAGCCGTTCTTGTTCTATGTCATGACGATTGTGGACACGGAGGGCTGTCACACCGTGGGATATTTCAGCAAG